The Candidatus Sulfotelmatobacter sp. genome includes the window CCCTGGTCAGCCAGTCGGGCGTGCTCGTACGTCAGATAGATCATCTGCCCGATGTGATGCTGCATGTGGGCGGCGCATTGCAGGATCATGTCGAGGCGATTGCTGCAATTGCTGCCGACGCCTGAGTACTCTTTGGTCCAATCGTCCGGCGACTGCGCGCTGATAGTTTTCTGCACCATGGCGACTGCATCATCGAAACTCCTCAGCGCTTCGGCTTTCGACGGCGGATTGGGATCGTTGAATTCGCGCGGGCGGTCGCGGAAGTATCCCGTCTGCGCGATCTGCGCGCCAATGTAGTAACTCAGGTTGCCGGTCAGGTGCAGCACGAGATGGCCGAAGCTGTTGCCATAAGGGAACGGCTTTCGCCAAAACTGGGCCTCGCTGAGCGGCGTGGCCAGTTCGCGCACGCGGGCGGCATTCGCGGCGTAGCGGGTGAAGAGAACAGTCGAGAGAGCTGAGTGCAGGTCCGTCACATTCCTCCTTATTCTTTTCCGGGAAGCTCTTGCTCGGCCAAGTATAATCGGGCAGAAGGGACACACACTTCATGACTTTCGAGGAACAGGTCCTCCAGAAGTTGCGCGATTTGCCTCCGCAGAGGCAAAAGGAAGTTCTCGCCTTCGTCACTCGGCTGCAAGAGAGGTCCGAGCGAAGGTACCGCAGCCTGCGAGGGCTTTGGGCCGACCTCGACTTGCGCGTGAGCGAGAACGACATATCGAGCGCCCGTCGCGAAATGTGGGGAAATTTCCCCAGAGACGTTTCCTGATGCCTCTGGTGCTGGACACCCACGCCATCATCTGGTTTCTTTCCGGCTCGTCACAACTGTCCGCAAGAGCGCGCTCCGCGATCGAAAACGTGGAGCGCGATGACGACGGGATTTTTGTCTCAGCGATATCACTGGTTGAAATAATCTATCTCTGTGAGAAGGGTAGACTGCCGGCGGAGGCATGGGAAAGACTCAAGGCCGCGTTGGAAGACCCCGCTGGAAACGTGGTCGTGGTTCCGCTCGACGCTGCTGTTGCACGAGCCGTTCAGGAAGTGAATCGAGGTGAGGTTCCTGACATGCCCGATCGCATCATCGCGGCGACAGCCGCCTCTCTGAAAGCGGAGCTAGTTACGCGTGATCGACGGTTGCAATCCTCTGGTGTTCGAACTCTCTGGTAAGGCTTCGCCCTGGCGGGACAGCCGGGGCGGCTGCCGCTACGTGAGCATCTTAGGCTACGGTTGCCGATTCCTGCTTCAGCTTCTCTGCCTGATAGTGCGTTGTGAGCGCTTCGATCAGGGGTTGCAGTTTGCCGTCCATCACCTGTTCGAGTTGGTGGATGGTGAAGCCGATGCGGTGGTCGGTGAGGCGGTTCTGGGGGAAATTGTAGGTGCGGATTTTTTCGCTGCGGTCGCCGGAGCCGACCATTGCCTTGCGTTCTTTGGCCAGCGCCGACTGCTGCTTTTCCATTTCA containing:
- a CDS encoding DinB family protein codes for the protein MTDLHSALSTVLFTRYAANAARVRELATPLSEAQFWRKPFPYGNSFGHLVLHLTGNLSYYIGAQIAQTGYFRDRPREFNDPNPPSKAEALRSFDDAVAMVQKTISAQSPDDWTKEYSGVGSNCSNRLDMILQCAAHMQHHIGQMIYLTYEHARLADQGIG
- a CDS encoding type II toxin-antitoxin system VapC family toxin gives rise to the protein MPLVLDTHAIIWFLSGSSQLSARARSAIENVERDDDGIFVSAISLVEIIYLCEKGRLPAEAWERLKAALEDPAGNVVVVPLDAAVARAVQEVNRGEVPDMPDRIIAATAASLKAELVTRDRRLQSSGVRTLW